From Rhodopirellula islandica, the proteins below share one genomic window:
- a CDS encoding PA14 domain-containing protein, which translates to MRLSWIVLSALVTLPLPGQLVSADEPVRLDPRSPRWSPLVDVIAKVEPAVVGLFLEGEEPGHFNTGSGTIIHSSGYVLTNDHVLSSDEGYVVLGKMAGRFEVVARLPEKDIAIVRILHVKGRLPVVPLGHSNDVHNGEAVVVAGNPGGRGITITSGIISSKKTYLDMPNALVATKYNLLARDDYLRFDAASNRGNSGGPLVNMEGKIIGIVSRVNPDEQNASFAIPIDRVRKLIGRIVEPELRHDRWVGMTLNPLAEAALVASVEKESPAEVAGILAGDVIESVGGARVRNAAQWTLALDQVLRESEEVEVLASRNGSALPISIQTVPVPALEGVQLDDQEPGLDYRMYLGKFKKLPDFEAMEVARVGQVDALDLEAIQGDQRDDFALIMDAMIHVPEDGLYRFEITSDDGSRVFLHDQLLLDHDGNHPPMTVSRLVRANAGLHPIRIEYFEGGGDQTLTAGLTRVDASEGDSSEELDSQAEAMPLDLQFFRVPVPEPTAEPTSDAASE; encoded by the coding sequence ATGCGACTTTCCTGGATCGTTCTATCTGCGTTGGTGACTTTGCCACTGCCCGGACAACTGGTTTCGGCCGATGAGCCGGTGCGACTCGACCCTCGATCCCCACGTTGGTCTCCGTTGGTGGATGTCATCGCCAAGGTGGAACCTGCGGTCGTCGGTCTGTTTTTGGAAGGCGAAGAACCAGGGCACTTCAACACGGGCAGTGGAACCATCATCCACTCCTCGGGCTACGTCCTGACCAACGACCATGTCCTGTCGAGCGACGAAGGCTATGTCGTGCTCGGCAAGATGGCGGGACGCTTTGAGGTCGTGGCGAGACTGCCTGAAAAGGACATTGCCATCGTCCGAATCCTTCACGTCAAAGGACGCTTGCCCGTCGTACCTCTCGGACACAGCAATGACGTGCACAACGGCGAGGCGGTCGTCGTCGCGGGCAACCCCGGTGGTCGCGGGATCACAATCACGTCCGGCATCATCAGCTCCAAGAAAACCTACTTGGACATGCCCAACGCCTTGGTCGCGACGAAGTACAACTTGCTCGCACGAGACGATTACTTGCGATTCGACGCAGCCAGCAATCGTGGCAACTCAGGCGGTCCGTTGGTCAACATGGAAGGCAAGATCATCGGGATCGTTTCGCGTGTGAATCCCGACGAGCAGAACGCAAGCTTTGCGATTCCGATCGATCGAGTTCGCAAGTTGATCGGACGGATTGTCGAGCCGGAACTGCGTCACGATCGCTGGGTGGGCATGACGCTCAATCCACTTGCCGAAGCTGCCCTCGTCGCATCCGTCGAAAAGGAGTCCCCCGCCGAAGTCGCCGGAATCCTCGCGGGGGACGTGATCGAGTCCGTCGGTGGTGCTCGAGTCCGCAACGCGGCCCAGTGGACGTTGGCACTGGATCAGGTGCTGAGAGAATCCGAGGAAGTGGAGGTGCTCGCAAGCCGAAATGGTTCCGCGTTGCCGATTTCGATTCAAACGGTTCCGGTGCCAGCGCTGGAAGGTGTCCAACTGGACGATCAGGAGCCTGGTCTGGACTATCGGATGTACTTGGGCAAGTTCAAAAAATTGCCTGATTTTGAAGCGATGGAAGTGGCTCGAGTCGGGCAGGTGGATGCATTGGACTTGGAAGCGATTCAAGGGGACCAGCGAGACGATTTCGCGTTGATCATGGATGCGATGATCCATGTTCCCGAGGACGGGCTGTATCGCTTTGAAATCACCTCGGATGATGGCAGCCGAGTCTTTCTGCATGACCAGCTCCTCCTGGACCACGATGGCAATCATCCGCCCATGACCGTCAGTCGCTTGGTTCGAGCCAATGCTGGTCTGCACCCCATTCGAATCGAATATTTCGAGGGCGGAGGAGACCAAACCTTGACGGCAGGATTGACCCGAGTGGATGCCTCCGAAGGTGATTCGTCCGAGGAATTGGACTCTCAGGCGGAAGCAATGCCTCTTGATTTGCAGTTCTTTCGCGTGCCTGTCCCTGAGCCAACCGCGGAACCAACATCCGACGCTGCGAGCGAGTAA